GTAAATAGTAATCATTATTGAGTAGAAGAAACAGACCCCaacaggttaagtaacttgccgaGCCCAAGTTGTGTATCTAGTATGGCAGAGCAAAGATTAATACCCTGGTCTCTTAACTTCCTCTTTCTATGAAGCTGTAATGACTAGTATGAGCAAAGCTACACAACTGACCTGTGATGGATAGGCCAAGGTGAGCCTTGCATTTGAGAATTCTGTAAAATCCTGAGTACTATGACTGTGAAATATGAAAtcatcaagtatttttttcttgtatttcatGTACGAAATGTGGGCATATAGATCTAATTATCTTATGCCAAAGAAAGATTCCTATTGTGATCCACTTAGATTATCTTATATAAGGTTGCATTTAAGTCTGTTAGAAAGatgaaatcaaatatattttactcAATGAATGTATGTAAGTCATATGTGAAtataattttccccttttttttcctctagcaaTGAAGCTTGGAGATACATGGGTGGCTTTGCAAATAATGTTTCCTTTGTTGGTGCATTATTAAAAGGATTCAGATGGGGATTTGCTGCATTTGTGGTAGCTGTAGGGGCTGAATATTACCTGGAGTCCCAGAAAAAAGATAAGAAGCACCACTGAAGATAATACCTGGAATTATCTTTTAATGTCTTCTTAACTCTCTTACAAAAAGAAGATTTCTTCACTGTAGCCTACTCATCTGTGTGTTTGTTCCTTAAAGAATACTAGTAAGATTTAATAAAGTAAGAGAACATGTACCAGTCTGCTttgtcattctttaaaaaaaaaaagtgtctccaGCCATATCAGATTTGGTTTGGAATACTTGGGGAGTTGAGGACTGGAAGCAATACATTCTGCAAATAGCAGGCAGCCAGCATATATTTGAACAAATGGATATGTtctaatagttttgtttttgtttcaatttttaaaattgtgataaaatttgccatcttgtTTTTAAGTGAACAGTCAGtgacattaaatatattaataatgttgtgctaccatcaccaccatccgtctccataactcttttcatcttttaaaactgaaagtctaTGCCCATTAATTAATAACCCCTCATTCTGCCTTCCCCttagcctctggcaaccatcattctactttctgtctctgtgatttttgactactctaagtacctcaaaTAAGTAGAATCATTCAGAATCTGTCTTttcgtgactggcttatttcatttcgcataatgtcctcaaggttcatctgtgttgcatgggtcagaatttcctttttaaggctgaataatattccattttatgtacataccacattttgcttatccattcattcattgatggacacttgggttgcttccacattttagctgttgtgaataatactgctatgaacataggtgtactgtaacagatttttttttttttttggctgcaccttgtggcatgtgggatcttagtttcctgatcagggattgaatccgtgccccctgccatggaagcacggagtcttaacaactggaccaccaaagaagtccccagatttttatttttaatttttaaaatatttttaacaatatttatttatgtatgtatttatttggctgcgtcaggtcttagttgcagcacgtaggatcttcattgcagcacgcggAATctttccttgcggtgcgtgggcttctctctagttgtggtgtttGGACTCCagagtgtgcgggctcagtagttgtggcacacgggctctctagttgtggtgcacaggctctagagcacacaggctcagtagttgcggcacacggacttagttgccccgcggcatgtgggatctttagttccctgaccagggattgaacctgcatcccctgcattggaaggctggaccaccaaggaagtccccagaatttttttttaaataaatttatttatttttggctgcattgggtcttcgttgctgtgcgtgggctttctctagttgcagagagtgggggctactcttcgttgcagtgcacgggcttctcactgcggtggcttctcttgttgtggagcacaggctctaggcacgtgggcttcagtagttgtggcacgcaggcttcagtagttgtggctcgtgggctctagagcgcatgctcagtagagcattcttttcaaatgaacatggaacatttaccacaACAGactatattctgggccataaaactaTATTTAAGAGGATTGAAACAACACAAAGTATATTCTTAGACCATGAAGAAATTAGACTAAAAATAACAtctgaaaaatctacaaatatttggaaattggaCAGCACACTTGTAAATAGCCCCTGCTCAAAAAAGTCTAGgtatattagaaaatatctttaactgaataaaatgaaaacacaaatagcaaaatttGTGGCATGCAGCTAATAAGATTGATCTCTAGCTAGACTGATGAGAAGAAAGACACAAGTTAGGAATACTagtaatgaaagaagagacatcactacagatcccttAGAgacattaaaacaacaatgaaacaataatatttattggcAACGTTATGCAAATAAACTTTGATGAAATTGACTACATCCTTATGagacaaactaccaaagctcactaAAGAAGTAAATAACCTGAATAgccatatatatattaaagaaattgaatctctGGTTAATTGTAAATTCATTTGCTGGGTTAGGTAGCGAAAAGATGGAAAGTGCAGTGCTTGATACATTAATAGTAGAGAATAACAGTAGTTTTGTTCTCAAATCTTAGAATTGATTTTTCTTATCCATCATAATATTTGCTGGAAGCAAGAagtaaagttttctttatattttagtttgAAAATTATTGCCTGAATACCTTAGGAGTTGCAAAGCATACAAACGACTGTCATCTTAGCTGTTGCCATTATTTGAACTAGAGCCAATTAAATGTGATACTCGTTCTTAAAATGACCAAAGTACATTTGAGAATAATGCTAATTATGTGTCTGCTAGCCTCATGAATAAGCACTGTAGATGATTATTAAAAGGGTTATTAGCCCTTTTCTGTATGTTGGCCAAGTTCATAGTAAAGTAACAAAACCTAAGATGGCATAGCTAGTAAGTTCTAGAGttagatttgaatccaggttggACTCCACAGCCCATAGTTACCACTAAATTATGTTACCTATCATTTGTATCTGATAACTACTATAAGATGCCATAAAATTATCGTTTTGGATCTTTTCTCAGCGCTACTTTCTAATTACGCTTGAAGTAAACAGTAGGGTTTTTAACAATCTAAAATGTGGCatgtaatattttatgaaaaaataatgaatacagTCATTTTACTGTATACTTGTACTTTGAAGGGAACTCTGTTTTGATACACCTAATGAAACAgatttagacatttttttaaagtaacatgagGACTTTGGAGGGACAAATTGGCATAGAAAATGTGTACAAAGACAAAACCATGGAAAGAATAAGAATTTATCCAATTGGACAATTAATATGATGGAAGaaacaaattagaagaaaataaaaaaggaaaagaaggggtTGTAGGATTATGGACCTGATGGAAGCAGCAGAGACAAGCAGAACTTGCACAATAGGATGTATTAACAATCATCCACTCGCTGCTTCAATCAAATATAGACCTTAATGATACTGTGAAAAGGAAGGTACTTTACATTGGGTTTTAACACAGTCAGTCTACATATTAACATAAATTTGTTTAAGTTTGGAGAGAGAGGACGTTGGCAAGGCTTACTTGGTTAGGGACTAGATAAAACTATTCCAGTAGAAATAAATTGAGTCTTAcccttcattcttctctttctctttcctatcACTGatcatatttgtcatttttctttttaaaaatttaggtatCAGAGAATAGACAGACATTTTCTAACATGGTGGTCCCCCAAATGGGATACACACAACTCATGGGATGTGTGAGACTATGCATTGAtgtgagaagagaagaaatttaaacatatttattttcatgtttaataaaaatgaattcaattTTGCTAATGTTTAACGTACAGACAGACAGTGAGGTTTTCCCTTATTTGGTGGCTACCAAGTGATCACATAGAATTGTTGGTAACTAAGGTATCCTGAGGGGAAAGTGGGAGTTCTGCCCTCCAAAGGGGAGAACAAAGGGACTTTTCAGTGGATTGCTACAGATTGTACTTCATATGTACTTGGTTCTTGGAATTTATTATCTACTAGTTTTACTAAACTAAAATTCGTGAAGTGGGTAAGTGCCTTAAAAAGGTTTTTTACAAAGAAGCTGCTAATAGTGATATGCATGAACaagcaaacaagaagaaaataagttaTGAACTCTTCATCAGCAACATTACCAGGTAAATTACAATGATCTAACCATGAAAAAAagtcaaccaaaaaaaaaaaaagatcaaattatGGATTGGACCCACTGTTAGTACAATAAACCTTACCCTAAGAGTATATAAATCTGATATATTAACTAATGATGGCATgtagtcctttttaaaaaatatttatttatttggctacgtcgggtcttagctgaggcacgcgggatcttcgttacCGCATGCAGTAtgtttgttgcagtgtgcgggatctttagttgctggCATGCtggttcttagttgtggcatgtgggatctagttccctgatcaggaattgaacccgggccccctgcattgggagcgcggagtcttaacctctggaccaccagggaagtccccatgtagTCTTCAtgattaggaaatttaaaattatgtttgactagaattggggacttccctggtggtccagtgggtaaggctctgtgcttccactgtagggggcctgggttccatccctggtctgagaactaagatcccacatgcggtaaggcgaaaaaaaattactaaaattgacTGTAGTGATGGTACACATAACTGTGAATATAATAATAACCACTTATAataataacactttaaaaaattgtgtttaatCTTTGTATTACCCTTAAtttctatatttgtatattcttAATGTAGatgataatatttacatattacatataaaatgttaAGACAAAGATGGGGATTTAATGTACTTTCTCCTCAGAGTATTCAGCTGTCATTAAAAAATAGCATTCAGAGGACTCATcagatatttaaagtttttttttttttaatgtatagtttATTATATAAAACCCGGGTAGTTTagcaacaaaaattaaatgttatttcatgATGGCTTCTCACTCAGTTGGCAACATGAGTTTCAAAATTTGATATAATCTTCATGGGTCCTCAGAATCTCTAGAATTTCAAGGTATTCAAATTAAACAGCTATACTATTGAGAATAGAATCCTCCACTTGAGTCCTAATTTACCTCAATATCAGTTAGCAGAGGGAAATGGGgtggtttttttgcttttgtttttatttttgttttgggtCAGAAAATCAGCTTCAGGAACTCAGAAACTAGACCACACAATGGAAATTGCATTGCCTgccaataattatattaaaaaggaTCTATTGCAGAGTGTTATTTTAACACATTATGTtatgtatagaatatatattatatactttatttttatatagtattacatttatcatatattataaatataatattcaaaatgcttaactcattaaattattaaatgccATATATTGTATTAGATTGAATTAACTTTGACACatataaacaatttaaaactggctttagctatttaaaaacaacaacaacaaaatttcttGTCTCAAGGTCTgtatatttttctgttgaatctcacataaaaaaaattaaaaaaaaaaaaactctttggaAATGTGGCCCCAAGTTATAAAACTACCTAAAAAGGATTGCTAAAGACTTATGTTTCTGGAAATCCATTGCAAAATAAGAACATTAAGTACATTTAAGAAGTAAATCAGAAGATTTTGTGCCATTTGGAAAagtcatatattttcattttgtgttttaaaactgaaagaataatTCTTAATAATGTTCCAAAGAGTGCCCTGCAAAGCAAATTATGACtagaaagaaatgttttacatttagatttttaccagagtatttgtaaattattaattaaatctcattataaataaagcatttaataCCCCATGCAAATGTTCCACctactttaattttaattgttcAGTTCCCAAACTGAATTTGGAAATAATAACAGCATTTAACTTGCCTTTTCCTGCTGACTTGATAATTAATCAAACATCTTTCtaaatgtacttattttaaatacattggtCAGACTTTTTTACCTTATTGTAGAAGAgcaaagggatttttaaaaaatctttgcattACACATTTAAATGAATGACACAGTTAAGTGAATGTTTTGTGATTATAGCTCTTCTTGTGttatatgtatgatatattttatttcatttattctcttgCTACAAAATTTCGTGGGAAATACTGTTCAGGGACATAGTACTGAAGGCCCACTCTGTGGTTCACAGTAACCATGGCAATAGCTGTCCTAAAAATAGAGTCCCTGTATCAGCACAGATGGAATCATCTTACTGAGAAAGAATCAGGTTCACAGGCAGTGGTATCACCTGGACCTGGGAATCCCATGTGATAGTAACATGAGGGTTTAGTACAgatagaaaagtttaaaattagaTCTTATATTTAGACCAGGATTTCTAGtgaaacataattaaaaattaaaaccgtATCTGTAGATGCTAAATAAGTTCCAATAAGGAAACATGTCACAATTCATGTATTTAACAATAcaaggagacttccctggtggtccagtgggtaagactccgcactcccaatgcagggggcccggattcaatccctggtcggggaactagatcccacatgcatgccgcaactaaagatctcgcatgccacaattaaacatgcagcaacgaagatcccgtgtgctgcaactaagacccggcacaaccaaaataaatataataaataaataaataaatatttaaaaaaaacaatacagagaTTAAACTCAAGGTATTAATTCCTTCATTCATGGCTTATAAATGCTCCCTTATATTTGGCCTGGGTTTATCAGCAATTATAATTCTAATAAGTCAATTTCTACATTtataagtaaatgaaagaaattttttacaGCCTTAAACCCTAAACATATTTCTATTATAGCACGAATCATAATGCGTCTTAATTATTCACTCAGTGTCTGACTCCCTCATTAAATCATGGCCTCCTTGAAGACAGGGACTGTACCTTTGTGATGGGTATTTAGGCagtgtctgttgaatgaatgaattcaaaatTAGagatctagggcttccctggtggcacagtggttaagaatccgcctgccaattcaggggacacgggttccagccctggtccaggaagataccacatgccgggaagcaactaagcctgtgcgccacagctactgagcctgtgctctagagcccatgggccacagctactgagactgcgtgccataactactgaagcccacgtgcctagagcctgtgctccgcaacaagagaagccaccgcaatgagaagcccgcgcactgcaacaaagagtaggccccactcgctgcaactagagaaagcaacgaagacccaacgcagccaaaaataaataaataaaataaataaatgtattaaaaaaagctcatattaaaaaaacaaaattagagatCTAAATATACAAGTGAGGTAATAGAGATGATTAGTCACAGATTAACACCTCATCTATGAATCAATAAAGGGTTAGTGGGAATGAAGGATTGGAGAGGGTCACATATTTTCCAATGTCTAAGAGGCTTCATTGGTTCCAATTGCCTACAAGAAAACTGAGATCATTTACAAAAGGCCTGTGACGGTAACCTGGGCACATATTCCAGGACTGGGAGGCATTTCCCCAATCCCTTGGCAAGGATGTTAGAACTGAGCTATGCCTAAGCTTTCTGACACATGCTATGTAACCTTCCCCTACTTGCTGATGAGTTGGtaataaaaatactaaccatCAGAGGTCAAGACTAATTTCTGCTAAATGCAACCAAACAATTACCCTATGGCTGCATGCAATAAATATGTCTCATTCAATACATtggtcattttttgttttgttttctcaagatTACAAGGAACATAACCCCTGCATGCAAATAAGGCATGCTTGGCCAACCTTCCTCCAAAGTCCAAGTCAAGAAGCTTCAGGGAGTTACAACTAGAAAAGAGACATCTCAGCTCCTTTTCTTcgaattttattcattcacttaaataTTTAGTGAACACCTCCTAGGTACCAGGGATCTTTATGGCACAAAGTatacatcaatgaacaaaacagacgaATTTCTCTCCTCTTGGTACTTACATACGGGTGCAGGATTATCATTACTAATAGTGGGTCTATTCTCTACCTGGCAGGCACGAGAGACATTTTGTCCACATGCAGTATATTTTGTCaaccaaacttttttttcccctaatactATAAATCTGATATTGCAGTTTGTCAGTGAGTCTTGATTCTTGATAATGATCTTTCCCTCCTATAAATTGCTCAGAACTTTGTACCCTCCTAGTAAAATATATCTTGCCTTACCTTGTAACTCAGTTACTTTTATACTTGCTTTATTCTCTAGCAGGTTTTAAATTCTTGAAAATCTTaccttatttattcttttatttgctaCACAGTGCCTTACACATGATaaatgttcaacaaatgtttaatttGGACTTaattctggtttttaaaatggAGGCATAGTTAACATacaacattacattagtttcaggtgtacaacacaatgatttgatatttgtatatattgtgaagtgatcaccacaatgtcTAGTTCATATCCATCATCATACATagacacagaattttttttcttatgatgagaacgtttaagatttactctcttgcggacttccctggtggcgcagtggttaagactctgtgttcccaatgcaggagcctgggtttgatccctggtcagggaactagattctacatgcatgctgcaactaaaaattcgcatgccacaattaagggGCTGGCGAGCTGCAattaaggagcctgcctgccgcaactaagacccagtgcaactaaattaattaattaattaattaattaaatattaaaaaaaaagatttactctcttagcagctttcagatatacaatacagtattactaactatagtcaccatgctgtacaccacatccccatgacttatttatttgataactggaagtttgtatttttgactcccttcacccatttttccccatcccctcaccctttgcctctggcaaccaccaatctcttctctgtacctatgagcttggctggtttgtttttctttttttttcctttttggattgcacatataagtgagatcacatggtatttgtctttctctgtctgacttatttcacttagcataaaaccctCAAGATCCATTtctattgtcacaaatggcaagattttgttcttttttatgactgaataatgttccattgtacatatacataccacattttctttatttattcatctgtcaatggacacatattgtttctatatcttggctcctgcaaataatgctgcaatgaacatgggggtgcagatatcttttcaagttagtgtttttgttttctttggataaatacccagaagtagactTGCTAGATGAAAcagtatttctatttaaaaatttttgagaaacctccacactgttttccatagtggctgcaccaatttacattcccaccatctgtgtacgagggttcccttttctctccatccttgacaacacttgttatttcttggtttttttgtttgtttgtttgtttgttttcgataatagccattctaacaagtgtgaggtgatatctcattgtctgATTTTCgttcccctgatgattagtgatgttgagtatcttttcatgaacctgtgggccatctgtatgacttctttgaaAAAACGTCTATTcattacttctgttttttaaCAAAGACTTTATCACAATTCTTACAATGAGTATAATTCTCATTTACGCTATTTATACACAATTAGACTACTTTTCTTTCACAGTGCtttgtgaaaaggaaaccctcaataaatatttgccgaACAGAATTGAACATGCTTAAAGTAATTTtacttacttaaaattttttaaaatcagttcttATGAGGACTATAAATTCCTCTTTTGCCTAACCACCTAAAATCaatcctttaaaaaggaaagaaataaaagagtaactgaggaaataaaaacataaccatcagattttttttaattggggtatggttgctttataatgttgtgttagtttctcctgtacaacaaagtgaatcagctatatgtatgcatatatcccctccttcttggacctccctgCCACCCgcctaggtcaccacagagcactgagctgagctccctgggctatacagcaggttcccactagctatctgttttacacatggtagtgtatatatgttaatcccaatctcccaattcatcccaattccccttcccccctccccccctgtgtccacatatccattctctacatctgcatctctattcctgccctgcaaataggttcatctgtaccatttttctagattccacatatatgcatcaatatatatttgtttttctctttctgacttacttcactctgtatgacagactctacgtccatccacgtctctacaaatgacccgatttcattcctttttatggctgagtaatattccattgtatatatgtgcaacatcttctttatccattcatctgtcgatggacacttaagttgcttccatgttctagctattgtaaatagaactgcaatgagcattgtggtacatgactctttttgaattatggttttctcagggtatatgcccagtagtgggattgctgggtcatatgatagttctatttttagtttttaaggaacctccatactgttctccatagtggctgtatcaatttacattcccaccaacagtgcaagagggttcccttttctccacaccctctccagcatttgttgtttgtagatttttttgaagatggccattccgactggtgtgtggtgatacctcattgtagttttgatttgcatttctctaataattagtgatgttgagcatcttttcatgtgcctcttgaccatctgtacatcttctttggagaaatgtctatttaggtcttctgcccattttttgattgggttatttttttttttttgatattgagctgcatgagctgtttgtgtattttggagattaatcctttgtcagtttcttcatttgcaaatattttctcccattctgagtgttgtctttttgtcttatttacagttttctttgctgtgcaaaagcttttaagtttaattaggtcctatttgtttatttttgtttttattttcattactctaggagatgggtcaaaaaagatcttgctgtgatttatgtcaaagtgtgtttttcctatgttttcctctaagagttttatagtgtccggtcttacatttaggtctttaatccattttgagtttatttttgtgtatggtgttagggagtgttctaatttcattcttttacatgtagctgtccaattttcccagcaccacttattgaagagactgtcttttctccattgtatatccttgcctcctttgtcatagattaggtgaccataggtgcataggtttatctctgggctttctatcctgttccattgatctatatttctgtttttgtgctggtaccatattgtcttgattactgtagctttgtagtatagtctgaagtcagggagcctgattactccagctctgtttttctttctcaagattgctttaggtatttagggtcttttgtgtttccatataaattgtaaaattttgtgttctaactttgtgaaaaatgccattggtaatttgatagggattgcattgaatctgtagattgctttgggtagtaaagtcattttcacaatattgattcttccagtccaagaacatggtatatctctccatctgtttgtgtcatctttgatttctttcatcagtgctttatagttttctgagtacaggtcttttgcctccttaggtaggtttattcctaggtattttatttttttgttgtgatggtaaatgggattgtttccttaatttctctttctgatcttttgttgttagtgtataggaatgcaaaagatttctgcacattaattttgtatcctgcaattttaccaaattcattgattagctctagtagttttctggtggcatttttaggattttctatgtatagtatcatgtcatctgcaaacagtgacgattttgggttttttttaaagtttaggaaagtaagtttttgtttttgttttttgggtttttttggctgtgttgggtcttcattgctgcgtgcgggcttgttctagttgcagcgagcgggggctactcttcgttgtgttgcacaggcttctcattgtcgtggcttctcttgttgcagagcataggctctaggcacttgggcttcagtagttgtggcacacaggctcagtagttgtggctcgcaggctctagagctcaggctcagtagttgtggagcacgggtttagttgctccgcggcatgtgggatcttcccagaccagggatcgaacccatggctctgcattggcaggcagattcttaaccactgtgcca
This Balaenoptera musculus isolate JJ_BM4_2016_0621 chromosome 7, mBalMus1.pri.v3, whole genome shotgun sequence DNA region includes the following protein-coding sequences:
- the NDUFB3 gene encoding NADH dehydrogenase [ubiquinone] 1 beta subcomplex subunit 3 translates to MAHGHGHEHGHSKMELPDYKQWTIEGTPLETVQEKLAARGLRDPWGRNEAWRYMGGFANNVSFVGALLKGFRWGFAAFVVAVGAEYYLESQKKDKKHH